One window of Botrimarina mediterranea genomic DNA carries:
- a CDS encoding type II secretion system protein GspG, with product MLGRDKSLVPGLGEEAIFPELSEWLEANQAGLNLLRSVVKCDRYYNPSPSLLSKPPHPLLNTNLCGVLAMRRAVMCLTVEAACHETVVGTANANVESIRKLAEFSLDDFSAISTLEGFRYLQAADRLELLTFQDATDGKDASKVVAMLQARADRPVMWAPQFTLDETLLMLDTVVREFSERPTPGKLRPEGDMHRRGDVHELWLEGFFDANQTLRVTVSYWNRLKEIASIPDSVARRVAYSNFVEDLRRIDHAALKAKSLQEGHAPAIANGEVVGAIFVANLFPDAGAVFDAADSTIARQRLTLLAAALKLHQLRHGEYPDALDALAPDPLAEIPLDPFTNEPFVYERRDEGFAIWSLGRNGVDDGGSDQSGEFVDGEYAPIDWTGERPKPNGPDDVVVRLPAPTLELPGAGR from the coding sequence ATGCTCGGGCGGGACAAGTCTTTGGTTCCCGGCCTTGGAGAGGAAGCGATTTTCCCGGAACTCTCGGAATGGCTGGAGGCCAACCAAGCAGGCTTAAACCTACTCCGATCCGTTGTGAAGTGCGATCGCTACTACAACCCCTCACCAAGCTTACTCAGCAAGCCGCCTCATCCACTGCTGAATACCAACCTCTGTGGCGTTCTTGCGATGCGGCGCGCCGTCATGTGTTTAACTGTTGAGGCCGCATGTCACGAGACTGTTGTAGGAACCGCTAACGCCAATGTAGAGAGCATCCGCAAATTAGCAGAATTCTCGCTCGATGACTTTTCCGCTATTTCGACGCTTGAGGGATTCCGATACCTGCAAGCTGCAGATCGGCTAGAGCTACTAACGTTTCAGGATGCTACCGATGGTAAAGATGCTTCCAAAGTGGTGGCAATGCTACAAGCTAGAGCTGACCGCCCTGTCATGTGGGCGCCGCAATTCACTCTCGACGAAACTCTCTTGATGCTAGACACAGTCGTACGAGAGTTTTCTGAGCGACCGACGCCGGGTAAGCTTCGACCTGAAGGAGACATGCATCGCCGTGGAGACGTGCATGAACTGTGGTTGGAAGGCTTCTTCGACGCAAACCAAACACTGAGAGTAACTGTAAGCTACTGGAATAGGCTCAAAGAAATTGCATCCATTCCGGATTCGGTTGCGCGAAGAGTGGCATATTCAAATTTCGTAGAAGATCTCAGAAGAATCGATCATGCAGCTTTGAAAGCGAAGTCATTGCAAGAAGGTCACGCACCAGCGATCGCTAACGGAGAAGTCGTAGGCGCGATTTTTGTAGCGAATCTTTTCCCGGACGCGGGAGCTGTCTTTGACGCTGCCGATTCGACTATCGCGAGGCAACGCCTCACCCTCCTCGCCGCTGCCCTCAAGCTCCATCAACTCCGCCACGGCGAGTACCCCGACGCGCTCGACGCCCTCGCGCCCGATCCACTCGCCGAGATCCCGCTCGACCCGTTCACCAACGAGCCGTTTGTCTACGAGCGGCGCGACGAGGGTTTTGCGATCTGGAGCCTCGGCCGCAACGGCGTCGATGACGGCGGCAGCGATCAATCGGGCGAGTTCGTCGATGGCGAGTACGCGCCGATCGATTGGACCGGCGAGCGCCCCAAGCCCAACGGGCCCGATGATGTTGTGGTGCGGCTTCCGGCGCCGACGCTGGAGTTGCCGGGCGCTGGTAGGTAA
- a CDS encoding flotillin family protein, translating to MALANLSLTMPPIAAMNFPPGVWALGIILAGVAILVALFAFIKATLKRCSSNQVLVKYGMFVGGGKTAKTIHGGATYVIPFVQGFRYLSLEPIQIEIPLRGALSGENIRVNVPSVFTVAIGTQPEVMSNASIRLLDLGTNEIRKQAEEIIFGQLRQVIASMRIEDINRDRDTFLQHIQNSVEPELKKIGLVLINVNITDITDESGYIDAIGQKAASEAIQQARGDVADELRKGEIRVADAEREKAVKVADATKLREIGTREAEREQAVRLAELLKEQTVGEKAAERDRAIEVAMMLKEQTVGEQTAEFEREVQVKEAERQKRIAMAEADATAVDGENIAAARVAKSQAELLVQRAEAYHRGEAAKREAEASVIEVQNRAMAKAALAEAERVEAEKRAEYEAVAKAEKARLIVQAEAEAERIKLEANANAAAVYAKLEAEARGQYEILAKKGEGLKQIVAACGGAREAFQLMMLEHLDTLAETSAKAISNIKFDKVVVWENGSGKDGRSNTADFLQGMTGTLPPMMQVLRDVGGIEVPESLARFMGGDSKEKEPVAPTPKAEANGATSEN from the coding sequence ATGGCGCTCGCTAACCTCTCGCTCACGATGCCCCCGATTGCGGCGATGAATTTTCCGCCTGGCGTTTGGGCCCTTGGAATCATCCTGGCGGGCGTAGCTATACTGGTAGCGCTCTTCGCCTTCATCAAAGCGACGTTGAAGCGCTGCAGCTCGAACCAGGTGCTCGTCAAGTACGGCATGTTCGTCGGCGGCGGGAAGACCGCCAAGACGATCCACGGCGGCGCTACCTATGTGATCCCCTTCGTGCAGGGCTTCCGCTACCTGAGCCTCGAGCCGATCCAGATCGAGATCCCGCTCCGCGGCGCGCTGTCGGGCGAGAACATCCGCGTCAACGTGCCGAGCGTCTTCACCGTCGCCATCGGCACCCAGCCGGAGGTGATGAGCAACGCCTCGATCCGCCTGTTAGACCTGGGCACGAACGAGATCCGCAAACAGGCCGAAGAAATCATCTTCGGTCAATTGCGGCAAGTGATCGCGTCGATGCGGATCGAGGACATCAACCGCGACCGTGACACCTTCCTTCAGCACATTCAAAACTCGGTCGAGCCCGAGCTGAAGAAGATTGGCCTCGTGCTGATCAACGTCAACATCACCGACATCACCGACGAGTCGGGCTACATCGACGCCATCGGTCAGAAGGCCGCCAGCGAAGCGATCCAGCAGGCGCGTGGCGACGTCGCCGACGAGTTGCGGAAGGGTGAGATCCGCGTCGCCGACGCCGAGCGTGAGAAGGCCGTGAAGGTCGCCGACGCCACGAAGCTGCGCGAGATCGGCACCCGTGAGGCCGAGCGCGAGCAGGCGGTGCGTCTCGCCGAGTTGCTCAAAGAGCAGACCGTCGGTGAGAAGGCCGCCGAACGTGACCGGGCGATCGAGGTCGCCATGATGCTCAAGGAGCAGACGGTCGGCGAGCAGACGGCCGAATTCGAGCGCGAAGTCCAAGTTAAAGAAGCCGAGCGGCAGAAGCGTATCGCCATGGCCGAAGCGGACGCCACCGCAGTCGATGGTGAGAATATCGCCGCCGCAAGGGTCGCCAAGTCGCAAGCCGAGTTGCTCGTCCAAAGGGCCGAGGCCTACCACCGCGGTGAAGCAGCGAAGCGTGAAGCGGAAGCCTCGGTTATCGAGGTGCAGAACCGCGCGATGGCCAAGGCCGCTCTCGCGGAGGCCGAACGCGTCGAGGCCGAGAAGCGCGCCGAGTACGAAGCGGTCGCCAAGGCCGAGAAGGCGCGGCTTATCGTCCAGGCCGAAGCCGAGGCCGAGCGGATCAAGCTCGAAGCCAACGCCAACGCCGCGGCGGTCTACGCGAAGCTCGAAGCGGAGGCCCGCGGCCAGTACGAGATCCTCGCCAAGAAGGGCGAGGGCCTCAAGCAGATCGTCGCCGCGTGCGGCGGCGCCCGCGAAGCGTTCCAGCTGATGATGCTCGAGCACCTCGACACGCTGGCCGAGACCTCCGCCAAGGCGATCTCGAACATCAAGTTCGACAAGGTCGTCGTCTGGGAGAACGGCTCCGGCAAAGACGGCCGCTCGAACACGGCCGACTTCCTGCAAGGCATGACGGGGACGCTCCCCCCGATGATGCAGGTGCTCCGCGACGTCGGCGGCATCGAGGTGCCCGAAAGCCTCGCGCGTTTCATGGGCGGCGACAGCAAAGAGAAAGAGCCGGTCGCCCCAACGCCGAAGGCCGAAGCCAACGGCGCCACGAGCGAGAACTAG
- a CDS encoding DUF1570 domain-containing protein — translation MRPLITLALLTALSAAGLASAADFMFQATVGGTLLEGRPLTWTDATMVLLSRDGQLHEFAPSHAKQARRTAPAFQGYTSEEMRQRLYGEFGSRFDYTSTGHYLVAHPRGEHAEWANRFEDLYRSFVRYFRVRGFQPEEPPYPLVAIVFGNRSEYERYVSKSSSGAPSGALGHYEPRTNRVYLYDQSSAGGDDRWDETASTVIHEATHQTAYNVGVHTRFASGPRWVSEGLAMMFEARGVHDARSYDRGDSRVNYGRLYDFTNSVVPNLPLGNLETYIASDQAFERMPIHAYAEAWALTFFLSETRPQQYADYLTLTADRPLFSKYAAADRVADFRRVFGEDLELLDSHFMSFMKGLR, via the coding sequence ATGCGTCCGCTCATCACTCTTGCTCTGCTCACGGCGTTGTCGGCCGCCGGCCTGGCGTCGGCGGCGGACTTCATGTTCCAGGCGACCGTGGGCGGCACGCTGCTGGAGGGCCGGCCGCTCACTTGGACCGACGCCACGATGGTCCTCCTGTCCCGCGACGGCCAGCTGCACGAGTTCGCCCCCAGCCATGCAAAGCAGGCCCGCCGCACGGCGCCCGCCTTTCAAGGCTACACGAGCGAAGAGATGCGGCAGCGGCTCTACGGAGAGTTCGGCAGCCGGTTCGACTACACCTCGACGGGCCATTACCTCGTCGCCCACCCACGCGGCGAGCACGCCGAATGGGCCAACCGTTTCGAAGACCTTTACCGTTCGTTTGTCCGCTACTTCCGCGTGCGCGGCTTCCAGCCCGAGGAGCCGCCCTACCCACTGGTGGCGATCGTGTTCGGCAATCGCAGCGAGTACGAGCGCTACGTGTCAAAATCGTCGTCCGGCGCGCCGAGCGGGGCGCTGGGGCACTACGAGCCCCGCACCAACCGCGTCTATCTCTACGACCAGAGCTCGGCCGGCGGCGACGATCGCTGGGACGAGACGGCTTCGACCGTTATCCACGAGGCGACGCACCAGACCGCCTACAACGTGGGCGTCCACACCCGCTTCGCTTCGGGCCCGCGGTGGGTCAGCGAGGGGCTCGCCATGATGTTCGAGGCCCGCGGCGTCCACGACGCCCGCAGCTACGACCGGGGCGACAGCCGAGTCAACTACGGCCGGCTGTACGACTTCACGAACAGCGTCGTCCCGAACCTGCCGCTAGGGAATCTCGAGACCTACATCGCTTCGGACCAAGCGTTCGAGCGGATGCCGATCCACGCTTACGCCGAAGCCTGGGCGTTGACGTTCTTCCTCAGCGAGACCCGCCCGCAGCAGTACGCCGATTACCTGACGCTCACCGCTGACCGGCCCCTGTTCTCCAAGTACGCCGCCGCCGATCGCGTCGCCGACTTCCGCCGCGTCTTCGGCGAGGACCTCGAACTGCTCGACTCGCACTTCATGAGTTTCATGAAGGGTTTGCGCTGA
- the ribA gene encoding GTP cyclohydrolase II, translating to MPHRFSSIEQAVEAITAGRVVIVVDAEDRENEGDFIAAGEKATAETVNFMITHGRGQLCTPILPDVAQRLRLPLMVDDELNTAPLRTNYTVSVDHCTAKTGITAEERATVVRALCDDHAKPTDFVRPGHMFPLIAKEGGVLRRAGHTEAAVDLARMAGLKPAGLLCEILNDSGDRAGRDEMHALAERFDLPIITIEDLIAYRRVREKLVERTAEAALPTKHGVAKIIVYGVKYEAMEPVAIVFGDTAGAEAPLVRLHSSCFTGDVLGSLRCDCGDQLQMALAQIGADGVGAVVYLPQEGRGIGLAAKIKAYALQDEGLDTVEANLALGFKVDSRDYGVGIQILKDLGMSKIRLLTNNPKKLDAVVYGGFDLEVVDQVPLAAPVNETNASYLATKRDKMGHTLPQ from the coding sequence GTGCCGCACCGTTTCTCCAGTATTGAACAAGCCGTCGAAGCGATCACCGCCGGACGGGTCGTCATCGTCGTGGACGCCGAGGACCGCGAAAACGAGGGGGACTTCATCGCCGCCGGCGAGAAGGCGACCGCCGAAACGGTCAACTTCATGATCACCCACGGCCGCGGCCAGCTCTGCACGCCGATCCTTCCCGACGTTGCTCAGCGGCTGCGGCTGCCGCTGATGGTGGACGACGAGCTCAACACGGCGCCGCTTCGCACCAACTACACCGTCTCGGTCGATCATTGCACGGCGAAGACCGGCATCACCGCCGAGGAGCGGGCCACCGTCGTCCGCGCCCTGTGCGATGACCACGCCAAGCCCACCGACTTCGTCCGGCCCGGGCACATGTTCCCGCTCATCGCCAAAGAGGGCGGCGTCCTCCGCCGCGCGGGTCACACCGAAGCAGCCGTCGATCTAGCACGGATGGCGGGTCTCAAGCCGGCTGGCTTGTTGTGCGAGATCCTCAACGACTCCGGCGACCGCGCCGGCCGCGATGAGATGCACGCCCTCGCCGAACGGTTCGACCTGCCGATCATTACGATCGAGGACCTCATCGCCTACCGCCGCGTGCGTGAGAAGCTGGTTGAGCGCACCGCCGAGGCCGCGCTCCCCACGAAGCACGGCGTCGCCAAGATCATCGTCTACGGCGTCAAGTACGAAGCGATGGAGCCCGTCGCGATCGTCTTCGGCGACACGGCAGGCGCCGAGGCCCCGCTCGTCCGTCTGCACAGCAGTTGCTTCACGGGCGACGTGCTCGGCTCGCTGCGCTGCGACTGCGGCGACCAATTGCAGATGGCCCTCGCGCAGATCGGCGCCGATGGCGTCGGCGCGGTGGTCTACCTGCCGCAAGAAGGCCGCGGCATTGGCCTAGCGGCGAAGATCAAGGCCTACGCACTGCAAGACGAGGGGCTCGACACGGTCGAAGCGAACCTCGCCCTCGGCTTCAAGGTCGACTCGCGCGACTACGGCGTCGGCATCCAGATCCTCAAGGACCTCGGCATGTCGAAGATCCGCCTGCTCACGAACAACCCCAAGAAGCTCGACGCCGTCGTCTACGGCGGCTTTGACCTGGAGGTCGTGGACCAAGTCCCGCTCGCCGCCCCGGTAAACGAAACCAACGCGTCGTACCTCGCCACAAAGCGCGACAAGATGGGTCACACGCTTCCGCAGTGA